A single region of the Syngnathoides biaculeatus isolate LvHL_M chromosome 17, ASM1980259v1, whole genome shotgun sequence genome encodes:
- the zmiz2 gene encoding zinc finger MIZ domain-containing protein 2 isoform X2, with amino-acid sequence MFSERHLLVGRRFAHLSTLCLVKGTTLISNPNPNPGVKTGYVLAGSSGRAVPSDSTRVQGGSPGHPHVPPMKPLNSMKRAPHPTPQSGDDAFLHEPVSWQPVANQHAGSLSVVTTVWGVTNPTHSQVIRAPPMGPGDSTGGHMMPGGGGGPGMTGAMGPQFMSQQAYGEAMPKGYGQPLVYGRPNAGFNPAAAYGGSYPGNSGGMGVRQSSDFTTAAAAAAVAAATATATATATVAAIQEKQNQDIGYAQMGGAPSYSPQFMSHGGPRGPPAMHQGGMVSNRPGPAPPSGGGLYPPHPGATQKMHGGGGGSGGYPGATQGLKRTFHSEFGGGGMSSMAPYPQQPLQYPPGPQQRCAPSPSYPSGRMPPMGQYASGAHGNPSPFPPGGGQPNPPQYYKSEVFNGQTSLPPAGPGGYNAFTQAAASGPGRGGGMPGYPSSPMGGNPTPPMTPGSSVPPYLSPGQDTKPPYLPPDVKSNMGGPPPATGNPSDDLRLTFPVRDGVVLEPFRLEHNLAVSNHAFQLRDSVYKTLMMRPDLELQFKCYHHEDRQMNTNWPASVQVSVNATPLSIERGDNKTSHKALYLKQVCQPGRNTVQITVTACCCSHLFVLQLVHRPSVRSVLQGLMKKRLLPAEHCITKIKRNFSSGTIPGTPGLNGEDGVEQTAIKVSLKCPITFRRIQLPARGHDCRHIQCFDLESYLQLNCERGTWRCPVCNKTALLEGLEVDQYMLGILVYIQNSDYEEITIDPLCGWRPVPVKPDLHVKEEPDGPALKRCRTVSPSHMVLPNVMEMIAALGPASSPYAGAAAAAGGGRGSPDYNRPGSRGFAGQSSFPEFPNTPGTPTLGEYPSSGPPLPYQAEQLLPELTNPDELLSYLGPPDLPSNSSDDLLALFENN; translated from the exons ATGTTTTCCGAGCGCCACCTGCTGGTTGGGAGACGTTTTGCTCATTTGTCAACGTTGTGCCTTGTTAAAGGCACAACCCTTATTTCAAATCCTAACCCCAATCCCGGCGTCAAAACCGGATATGTGCTGGCAGGAAGTTCTGGCCGAGCGGTGCCTTCTGATTCGACGAGAGTTCAG GGGGGCTCCCCCGGTCACCCCCATGTTCCTCCGATGAAACCCCTCAACTCCATGAAACGAGCCCCGCATCCCACTCCTCAAAG cGGTGACGACGCCTTTCTCCATGAGCCAGTCTCCTGGCAACCAGTAGCCAATCAGCACGCGGGATCTCTCTCGGTAGTAACCACAGTGTGGGGCGTGACCAATCCCACGCACAGCCAG GTGATCAGAGCGCCACCTATGGGTCCCGGAGACAGCACGGGCGGTCACATGATGCCCGGGGGAGGCGGCGGGCCCGGTATGACCGGCGCCATGGGCCCGCAGTTCATGAGCCAGCAGGCGTACGGCGAAGCCATGCCCAAGGGCTACGGCCAGCCGCTGGTGTACGGGCGCCCCAACGCGGGGTTCAACCCCGCGGCGGCCTACGGCGGCAG TTACCCCGGTAACAGCGGCGGCATGGGCGTGCGCCAGTCCTCGGACTTCaccacggcggcggcggccgccgccgtggccgccgccaccgccacgGCCACGGCCACCGCCACCGTGGCCGCCATCCAGGAGAAGCAGAACCAGGACATCGGCTACGCTCAG ATGGGCGGAGCCCCCTCGTACAGCCCCCAGTTCATGTCCCACGGGGGCCCTCGCGGACCCCCGGCCATGCACCAGGGCGGCATGGTCTCAAACAGGCCCGGACCGGCGCCGCCTTCTGGCGGGGGCTTGTACCCCCCGCACCCCGGCGCCACCCAGAAGATgcacggaggaggaggaggaagtggcgGGTATCCCGGTGCGACGCAGGGACTCAAACGCACCTTCCACTCTGAG TTCGGCGGCGGCGGGATGTCGTCCATGGCGCCGTACCCCCAGCAGCCTCTGCAGTACCCCCCCGGACCGCAGCAACGGTGCGCCCCCTCGCCCTCGTACCCGTCCGGCCGCATGCCCCCCATGGGCCAGTACGCCTCCGGCGCCCACGGCAACCCGTCGCCGTTCCCCCCCGGTGGCGGCCAACCCAACCCCCCCCAGTACTACAAG TCTGAAGTGTTTAACGGGCAGACGAGCCTGCCCCCTGCAGGCCCGGGAGGGTACAACGCCTTCACTCAGGCGGCCGCCAGCGGG CCGGGTCGAGGCGGAGGGATGCCCGGGTACCCCAGCTCCCCCATGGGCGGCAATCCCACGCCCCCCATGACTCCCGGCAGCTCTGTGCCACCTTACCTGTCCCCGGGCCAGGACACCAAGCCCCCCTACTTGCCCCCTGACGTCAAAAGCAACATGGGTGGCCCGCCGCCCGCCACGG GTAACCCGAGCGACGACCTCCGCCTGACCTTCCCGGTGCGGGACGGCGTCGTGTTGGAGCCTTTCAGACTGGAGCACAACTTGGCCGTCAGCAACCACGCCTTCCAGCTTCGAGACTCCGTCTACAAGACGCTCATGATGAG GCCAGATCTGGAGCTGCAGTTCAAGTGCTACCACCACGAGGACCGGCAGATGAACACCAACTGGCCCGCTTCGGTGCAGGTGAGCGTCAACGCCACGCCCTTGTCCATCGAGCGCGGCGACAACAAGACCTCCCACAAGGCCCTGTACCTCAAGCAAGTGTGCCAGCCCGGACGCAACACGGTCCAGATCACCGTCACCGCCTGCTGCTGC TCGCACCTGTTCGTGCTGCAGCTGGTCCACCGGCCCTCCGTCAGGTCGGTGCTGCAGGGGCTGATGAAGAAGAGGCTGCTGCCGGCAGAGCACTGCATCACCAAGA TCAAGAGAAACTTCAGCAGCGGCACCATCCCCGGCACGCCCGGGCTGAACGGCGAGGACGGCGTGGAGCAAACGGCCATCAAAGTCTCGCTCAAGTGCCCCATCACCTTCCGACGCATTCAGCTGCCGGCGCGAGGGCACGACTGCCGCCACATACAG TGTTTCGACCTGGAGTCGTACCTGCAGCTCAACTGTGAGAGGGGAACGTGGAGATGTCCCGTCTGCAA TAAGACTGCGCTGCTGGAGGGACTGGAAGTGGACCAGTACATGTTGGGGATCCTGGTCTACATCCAGAA TTCCGACTACGAGGAGATCACCATCGACCCGCTCTGCGGCTGGCGGCCGGTGCCCGTCAAGCCCGACCTGCACGTGAAGGAGGAGCCCGACGGGCCGGCGCTGAAACGCTGTCGCACCGTCAGCCCCAGTCACATGGTGCTGCCCAACGTCATGGAGATGATCGCCGCGCTgggacccgcctcctcgccgtACGCCGGCGCCGCCGCGGCGGCGGGCGGGGGCAGAGGCAGCCCCGACTACAACAGGCCCG GGAGTCGAGGCTTCGCCGGCCAATCGTCTTTCCCCGAGTTCCCCAACACTCCCGGCACGCCCACCCTGGGGGAGTACCCCTCGTCCGGCCCCCCGCTGCCCTACCAGGCCGAGCAG
- the LOC133490645 gene encoding calcium/calmodulin-dependent protein kinase type II subunit beta isoform X2 has product MCTLPAEGVSFCLSAAARSLLNKKADVKESSDSSNAAIEDDDVKARKQEMVKITEQLIQAVNNGDFEGYAKLCDPGLTSFEPEGLGNLVEGMDFQRFYFDNPLSKNVKPVHATILNPRVHLLGEDAACVAYVRLTQFVDAAGRPRSSQSEETRVWRRRDGRWHNVHFHCSGAHAAPPRS; this is encoded by the exons ATGTGCACGCTGCCCGCCGAGGGCGTGTCCTTTTGCCTCTCCGCGGCGGCCAGGAGCCTCCTCAACAAGAAGGCCGACGTCAAG GAATCATCGGACAGCAGCAACGCAGCAATCGAGGACGACGACGTGAAAG CTCGCAAGCAGGAGATGGTCAAGATCACCGAGCAGCTGATCCAAGCCGTCAACAACGGCGACTTTGAGGGCTACGC GAAGCTCTGCGACCCCGGCCTGACGTCGTTCGAGCCCGAGGGCCTCGGCAACCTGGTGGAGGGGATGGACTTCCAGCGCTTCTACTTTGACAACC CGCTGTCGAAGAACGTCAAGCCGGTCCACGCCACCATCCTCAACCCGCGCGTCCACCTGCTgggcgaggacgccgcctgcgTGGCCTACGTCCGCCTGACGCAGTTCGTGGACGCCGCCGGTCGCCCTCGCTCCAGCCAGTCGGAGGAGACCAGGGTGTGGCGCCGTCGCGACGGACGCTGGCACAACGTCCACTTCCACTGCTCCGGAGCGCACGCCGCGCCGCCGCGCTCGTGA
- the LOC133490645 gene encoding calcium/calmodulin-dependent protein kinase type II subunit beta isoform X1 has protein sequence MTFVGILWPHSLTVLCFGETLLRVCACLQESSDSSNAAIEDDDVKARKQEMVKITEQLIQAVNNGDFEGYAKLCDPGLTSFEPEGLGNLVEGMDFQRFYFDNPLSKNVKPVHATILNPRVHLLGEDAACVAYVRLTQFVDAAGRPRSSQSEETRVWRRRDGRWHNVHFHCSGAHAAPPRS, from the exons ATGACTTTTGTTGGGATTTTGTGGCCTCACTCGCTTACTGTGTTGTGTTTTGGGGAAACTttgttgcgtgtgtgtgcatgtttgcagGAATCATCGGACAGCAGCAACGCAGCAATCGAGGACGACGACGTGAAAG CTCGCAAGCAGGAGATGGTCAAGATCACCGAGCAGCTGATCCAAGCCGTCAACAACGGCGACTTTGAGGGCTACGC GAAGCTCTGCGACCCCGGCCTGACGTCGTTCGAGCCCGAGGGCCTCGGCAACCTGGTGGAGGGGATGGACTTCCAGCGCTTCTACTTTGACAACC CGCTGTCGAAGAACGTCAAGCCGGTCCACGCCACCATCCTCAACCCGCGCGTCCACCTGCTgggcgaggacgccgcctgcgTGGCCTACGTCCGCCTGACGCAGTTCGTGGACGCCGCCGGTCGCCCTCGCTCCAGCCAGTCGGAGGAGACCAGGGTGTGGCGCCGTCGCGACGGACGCTGGCACAACGTCCACTTCCACTGCTCCGGAGCGCACGCCGCGCCGCCGCGCTCGTGA
- the zmiz2 gene encoding zinc finger MIZ domain-containing protein 2 isoform X3 — translation MKPLNSMKRAPHPTPQSGDDAFLHEPVSWQPVANQHAGSLSVVTTVWGVTNPTHSQVIRAPPMGPGDSTGGHMMPGGGGGPGMTGAMGPQFMSQQAYGEAMPKGYGQPLVYGRPNAGFNPAAAYGGSYPGNSGGMGVRQSSDFTTAAAAAAVAAATATATATATVAAIQEKQNQDIGYAQMGGAPSYSPQFMSHGGPRGPPAMHQGGMVSNRPGPAPPSGGGLYPPHPGATQKMHGGGGGSGGYPGATQGLKRTFHSEFGGGGMSSMAPYPQQPLQYPPGPQQRCAPSPSYPSGRMPPMGQYASGAHGNPSPFPPGGGQPNPPQYYKSEVFNGQTSLPPAGPGGYNAFTQAAASGPGRGGGMPGYPSSPMGGNPTPPMTPGSSVPPYLSPGQDTKPPYLPPDVKSNMGGPPPATGNPSDDLRLTFPVRDGVVLEPFRLEHNLAVSNHAFQLRDSVYKTLMMRPDLELQFKCYHHEDRQMNTNWPASVQVSVNATPLSIERGDNKTSHKALYLKQVCQPGRNTVQITVTACCCSHLFVLQLVHRPSVRSVLQGLMKKRLLPAEHCITKIKRNFSSGTIPGTPGLNGEDGVEQTAIKVSLKCPITFRRIQLPARGHDCRHIQCFDLESYLQLNCERGTWRCPVCNKTALLEGLEVDQYMLGILVYIQNSDYEEITIDPLCGWRPVPVKPDLHVKEEPDGPALKRCRTVSPSHMVLPNVMEMIAALGPASSPYAGAAAAAGGGRGSPDYNRPGSRGFAGQSSFPEFPNTPGTPTLGEYPSSGPPLPYQAEQAPHPPHNALLPQHADERSGGASHNPRAHAEGSFAAGEAADHSLDLLPELTNPDELLSYLGPPDLPSNSSDDLLALFENN, via the exons ATGAAACCCCTCAACTCCATGAAACGAGCCCCGCATCCCACTCCTCAAAG cGGTGACGACGCCTTTCTCCATGAGCCAGTCTCCTGGCAACCAGTAGCCAATCAGCACGCGGGATCTCTCTCGGTAGTAACCACAGTGTGGGGCGTGACCAATCCCACGCACAGCCAG GTGATCAGAGCGCCACCTATGGGTCCCGGAGACAGCACGGGCGGTCACATGATGCCCGGGGGAGGCGGCGGGCCCGGTATGACCGGCGCCATGGGCCCGCAGTTCATGAGCCAGCAGGCGTACGGCGAAGCCATGCCCAAGGGCTACGGCCAGCCGCTGGTGTACGGGCGCCCCAACGCGGGGTTCAACCCCGCGGCGGCCTACGGCGGCAG TTACCCCGGTAACAGCGGCGGCATGGGCGTGCGCCAGTCCTCGGACTTCaccacggcggcggcggccgccgccgtggccgccgccaccgccacgGCCACGGCCACCGCCACCGTGGCCGCCATCCAGGAGAAGCAGAACCAGGACATCGGCTACGCTCAG ATGGGCGGAGCCCCCTCGTACAGCCCCCAGTTCATGTCCCACGGGGGCCCTCGCGGACCCCCGGCCATGCACCAGGGCGGCATGGTCTCAAACAGGCCCGGACCGGCGCCGCCTTCTGGCGGGGGCTTGTACCCCCCGCACCCCGGCGCCACCCAGAAGATgcacggaggaggaggaggaagtggcgGGTATCCCGGTGCGACGCAGGGACTCAAACGCACCTTCCACTCTGAG TTCGGCGGCGGCGGGATGTCGTCCATGGCGCCGTACCCCCAGCAGCCTCTGCAGTACCCCCCCGGACCGCAGCAACGGTGCGCCCCCTCGCCCTCGTACCCGTCCGGCCGCATGCCCCCCATGGGCCAGTACGCCTCCGGCGCCCACGGCAACCCGTCGCCGTTCCCCCCCGGTGGCGGCCAACCCAACCCCCCCCAGTACTACAAG TCTGAAGTGTTTAACGGGCAGACGAGCCTGCCCCCTGCAGGCCCGGGAGGGTACAACGCCTTCACTCAGGCGGCCGCCAGCGGG CCGGGTCGAGGCGGAGGGATGCCCGGGTACCCCAGCTCCCCCATGGGCGGCAATCCCACGCCCCCCATGACTCCCGGCAGCTCTGTGCCACCTTACCTGTCCCCGGGCCAGGACACCAAGCCCCCCTACTTGCCCCCTGACGTCAAAAGCAACATGGGTGGCCCGCCGCCCGCCACGG GTAACCCGAGCGACGACCTCCGCCTGACCTTCCCGGTGCGGGACGGCGTCGTGTTGGAGCCTTTCAGACTGGAGCACAACTTGGCCGTCAGCAACCACGCCTTCCAGCTTCGAGACTCCGTCTACAAGACGCTCATGATGAG GCCAGATCTGGAGCTGCAGTTCAAGTGCTACCACCACGAGGACCGGCAGATGAACACCAACTGGCCCGCTTCGGTGCAGGTGAGCGTCAACGCCACGCCCTTGTCCATCGAGCGCGGCGACAACAAGACCTCCCACAAGGCCCTGTACCTCAAGCAAGTGTGCCAGCCCGGACGCAACACGGTCCAGATCACCGTCACCGCCTGCTGCTGC TCGCACCTGTTCGTGCTGCAGCTGGTCCACCGGCCCTCCGTCAGGTCGGTGCTGCAGGGGCTGATGAAGAAGAGGCTGCTGCCGGCAGAGCACTGCATCACCAAGA TCAAGAGAAACTTCAGCAGCGGCACCATCCCCGGCACGCCCGGGCTGAACGGCGAGGACGGCGTGGAGCAAACGGCCATCAAAGTCTCGCTCAAGTGCCCCATCACCTTCCGACGCATTCAGCTGCCGGCGCGAGGGCACGACTGCCGCCACATACAG TGTTTCGACCTGGAGTCGTACCTGCAGCTCAACTGTGAGAGGGGAACGTGGAGATGTCCCGTCTGCAA TAAGACTGCGCTGCTGGAGGGACTGGAAGTGGACCAGTACATGTTGGGGATCCTGGTCTACATCCAGAA TTCCGACTACGAGGAGATCACCATCGACCCGCTCTGCGGCTGGCGGCCGGTGCCCGTCAAGCCCGACCTGCACGTGAAGGAGGAGCCCGACGGGCCGGCGCTGAAACGCTGTCGCACCGTCAGCCCCAGTCACATGGTGCTGCCCAACGTCATGGAGATGATCGCCGCGCTgggacccgcctcctcgccgtACGCCGGCGCCGCCGCGGCGGCGGGCGGGGGCAGAGGCAGCCCCGACTACAACAGGCCCG GGAGTCGAGGCTTCGCCGGCCAATCGTCTTTCCCCGAGTTCCCCAACACTCCCGGCACGCCCACCCTGGGGGAGTACCCCTCGTCCGGCCCCCCGCTGCCCTACCAGGCCGAGCAG GCGCCGCACCCGCCCCACAATGCCTTGCTCCCGCAGCACGCCGACGAGAGGAGCGGCGGCGCTTCCCACAATCCGCGGGCGCACGCCGAGGGCTCCTTCGCCGCAGGGGAGGCGGCGGACCACTCGCTAGAT
- the zmiz2 gene encoding zinc finger MIZ domain-containing protein 2 isoform X1 yields MFSERHLLVGRRFAHLSTLCLVKGTTLISNPNPNPGVKTGYVLAGSSGRAVPSDSTRVQGGSPGHPHVPPMKPLNSMKRAPHPTPQSGDDAFLHEPVSWQPVANQHAGSLSVVTTVWGVTNPTHSQVIRAPPMGPGDSTGGHMMPGGGGGPGMTGAMGPQFMSQQAYGEAMPKGYGQPLVYGRPNAGFNPAAAYGGSYPGNSGGMGVRQSSDFTTAAAAAAVAAATATATATATVAAIQEKQNQDIGYAQMGGAPSYSPQFMSHGGPRGPPAMHQGGMVSNRPGPAPPSGGGLYPPHPGATQKMHGGGGGSGGYPGATQGLKRTFHSEFGGGGMSSMAPYPQQPLQYPPGPQQRCAPSPSYPSGRMPPMGQYASGAHGNPSPFPPGGGQPNPPQYYKSEVFNGQTSLPPAGPGGYNAFTQAAASGPGRGGGMPGYPSSPMGGNPTPPMTPGSSVPPYLSPGQDTKPPYLPPDVKSNMGGPPPATGNPSDDLRLTFPVRDGVVLEPFRLEHNLAVSNHAFQLRDSVYKTLMMRPDLELQFKCYHHEDRQMNTNWPASVQVSVNATPLSIERGDNKTSHKALYLKQVCQPGRNTVQITVTACCCSHLFVLQLVHRPSVRSVLQGLMKKRLLPAEHCITKIKRNFSSGTIPGTPGLNGEDGVEQTAIKVSLKCPITFRRIQLPARGHDCRHIQCFDLESYLQLNCERGTWRCPVCNKTALLEGLEVDQYMLGILVYIQNSDYEEITIDPLCGWRPVPVKPDLHVKEEPDGPALKRCRTVSPSHMVLPNVMEMIAALGPASSPYAGAAAAAGGGRGSPDYNRPGSRGFAGQSSFPEFPNTPGTPTLGEYPSSGPPLPYQAEQAPHPPHNALLPQHADERSGGASHNPRAHAEGSFAAGEAADHSLDLLPELTNPDELLSYLGPPDLPSNSSDDLLALFENN; encoded by the exons ATGTTTTCCGAGCGCCACCTGCTGGTTGGGAGACGTTTTGCTCATTTGTCAACGTTGTGCCTTGTTAAAGGCACAACCCTTATTTCAAATCCTAACCCCAATCCCGGCGTCAAAACCGGATATGTGCTGGCAGGAAGTTCTGGCCGAGCGGTGCCTTCTGATTCGACGAGAGTTCAG GGGGGCTCCCCCGGTCACCCCCATGTTCCTCCGATGAAACCCCTCAACTCCATGAAACGAGCCCCGCATCCCACTCCTCAAAG cGGTGACGACGCCTTTCTCCATGAGCCAGTCTCCTGGCAACCAGTAGCCAATCAGCACGCGGGATCTCTCTCGGTAGTAACCACAGTGTGGGGCGTGACCAATCCCACGCACAGCCAG GTGATCAGAGCGCCACCTATGGGTCCCGGAGACAGCACGGGCGGTCACATGATGCCCGGGGGAGGCGGCGGGCCCGGTATGACCGGCGCCATGGGCCCGCAGTTCATGAGCCAGCAGGCGTACGGCGAAGCCATGCCCAAGGGCTACGGCCAGCCGCTGGTGTACGGGCGCCCCAACGCGGGGTTCAACCCCGCGGCGGCCTACGGCGGCAG TTACCCCGGTAACAGCGGCGGCATGGGCGTGCGCCAGTCCTCGGACTTCaccacggcggcggcggccgccgccgtggccgccgccaccgccacgGCCACGGCCACCGCCACCGTGGCCGCCATCCAGGAGAAGCAGAACCAGGACATCGGCTACGCTCAG ATGGGCGGAGCCCCCTCGTACAGCCCCCAGTTCATGTCCCACGGGGGCCCTCGCGGACCCCCGGCCATGCACCAGGGCGGCATGGTCTCAAACAGGCCCGGACCGGCGCCGCCTTCTGGCGGGGGCTTGTACCCCCCGCACCCCGGCGCCACCCAGAAGATgcacggaggaggaggaggaagtggcgGGTATCCCGGTGCGACGCAGGGACTCAAACGCACCTTCCACTCTGAG TTCGGCGGCGGCGGGATGTCGTCCATGGCGCCGTACCCCCAGCAGCCTCTGCAGTACCCCCCCGGACCGCAGCAACGGTGCGCCCCCTCGCCCTCGTACCCGTCCGGCCGCATGCCCCCCATGGGCCAGTACGCCTCCGGCGCCCACGGCAACCCGTCGCCGTTCCCCCCCGGTGGCGGCCAACCCAACCCCCCCCAGTACTACAAG TCTGAAGTGTTTAACGGGCAGACGAGCCTGCCCCCTGCAGGCCCGGGAGGGTACAACGCCTTCACTCAGGCGGCCGCCAGCGGG CCGGGTCGAGGCGGAGGGATGCCCGGGTACCCCAGCTCCCCCATGGGCGGCAATCCCACGCCCCCCATGACTCCCGGCAGCTCTGTGCCACCTTACCTGTCCCCGGGCCAGGACACCAAGCCCCCCTACTTGCCCCCTGACGTCAAAAGCAACATGGGTGGCCCGCCGCCCGCCACGG GTAACCCGAGCGACGACCTCCGCCTGACCTTCCCGGTGCGGGACGGCGTCGTGTTGGAGCCTTTCAGACTGGAGCACAACTTGGCCGTCAGCAACCACGCCTTCCAGCTTCGAGACTCCGTCTACAAGACGCTCATGATGAG GCCAGATCTGGAGCTGCAGTTCAAGTGCTACCACCACGAGGACCGGCAGATGAACACCAACTGGCCCGCTTCGGTGCAGGTGAGCGTCAACGCCACGCCCTTGTCCATCGAGCGCGGCGACAACAAGACCTCCCACAAGGCCCTGTACCTCAAGCAAGTGTGCCAGCCCGGACGCAACACGGTCCAGATCACCGTCACCGCCTGCTGCTGC TCGCACCTGTTCGTGCTGCAGCTGGTCCACCGGCCCTCCGTCAGGTCGGTGCTGCAGGGGCTGATGAAGAAGAGGCTGCTGCCGGCAGAGCACTGCATCACCAAGA TCAAGAGAAACTTCAGCAGCGGCACCATCCCCGGCACGCCCGGGCTGAACGGCGAGGACGGCGTGGAGCAAACGGCCATCAAAGTCTCGCTCAAGTGCCCCATCACCTTCCGACGCATTCAGCTGCCGGCGCGAGGGCACGACTGCCGCCACATACAG TGTTTCGACCTGGAGTCGTACCTGCAGCTCAACTGTGAGAGGGGAACGTGGAGATGTCCCGTCTGCAA TAAGACTGCGCTGCTGGAGGGACTGGAAGTGGACCAGTACATGTTGGGGATCCTGGTCTACATCCAGAA TTCCGACTACGAGGAGATCACCATCGACCCGCTCTGCGGCTGGCGGCCGGTGCCCGTCAAGCCCGACCTGCACGTGAAGGAGGAGCCCGACGGGCCGGCGCTGAAACGCTGTCGCACCGTCAGCCCCAGTCACATGGTGCTGCCCAACGTCATGGAGATGATCGCCGCGCTgggacccgcctcctcgccgtACGCCGGCGCCGCCGCGGCGGCGGGCGGGGGCAGAGGCAGCCCCGACTACAACAGGCCCG GGAGTCGAGGCTTCGCCGGCCAATCGTCTTTCCCCGAGTTCCCCAACACTCCCGGCACGCCCACCCTGGGGGAGTACCCCTCGTCCGGCCCCCCGCTGCCCTACCAGGCCGAGCAG GCGCCGCACCCGCCCCACAATGCCTTGCTCCCGCAGCACGCCGACGAGAGGAGCGGCGGCGCTTCCCACAATCCGCGGGCGCACGCCGAGGGCTCCTTCGCCGCAGGGGAGGCGGCGGACCACTCGCTAGAT